The Intrasporangium calvum DSM 43043 sequence CCTGGAGCTTGCGACGACCGAACACGGGGCGCGCTCAGTCCTCGGCTGCCGGCGTGGGCAGGGCGCGGATGATCCGGTCGGTGACCTCGTCCACCTCGCCCATGCCGTCGACCTGGACGAGGAGCCCGGCGTCGGCATAGTGCTCGGCCAGCGGGGCGGTCTCACGACGGTAGATCGCCTGACGCTCCCGGATGACTTCCTCGCTGTCGTCGGCGCGACCCTCGATCTCGGCGCGCTTGAGCAGCCGCTCGACGACCGCATCCTCATCGACGGTGAGCTCGAGCACGGCGTCGAGGGCGTGACCGCGGCGGGACAGCATCCCCTCGAGGGCCTCGACCTGACCGGCGGTGCGGGGGTAGCCGTCGAGCAGGAACCCCTCGGTCGCGTCGGGCCAGGAGAGCCGGTCCTCGACGATCTCGTTCGTGACCTCGTCCGGGACGTAGCCGCCGGAGGCGAGGATCGCCTCGACCTTGCGGCCGAGCTCGGTCTGCTCCTTGATGTTCGTCCGGAAGATGTCCCCGGTCGAGATGGCCGGGATCTGCAGGCGCTCGGCGATGTGCGCGGCCTGGGTGCCCTTACCGGCTCCGGGCGGGCCGAGGATGATCATGCGCATGAGGGCGTCCCCTCGGGGGTGGCGGTCGGGCAGGTGGAGCGGGTTGACATCAACGGAGGAACCCTTCGTAATGGCGCTGCTGCAGCTGCGCCTCGATCTGCTTGACCGTCTCCAGACCGACACCGACGATGATCAGGATCGAGGTACCACCGAAGGGGAAGTTCTGGTCCGCGCCGATCGCCGCGATGGCGATGAGCGGGATCAGCGAGACGATCGCTAGGTACAGGGCACCCGGCACGGTGATTCGGGTGATGACGTAGTTCAGGTACTCCGCCGTGGGTCGCCCGGCACGGATTCCTGGGATGAAGCCCCCGTACTTCTTCATGTTGTCGGCGACCTCGGTCGGGTTGAACGTGATCGACACGTAGAAGAACGTGAAGAAGATGATGAGCGCCGTGTAGATGATCATGTAGACCGGGTGGTCGCCCTTGGTGAGGTTCGTCTGCACCCACTGGACCCAGAGCGGCGGCGTCTGCGTCGGGTCGGTGTTGAACTGCGCGATCATGCCGGGGAGCGCCATCAGCGACGCCGCGAAGATCACCGGGATGACGTTGGCCATGTTGACCTTGAGCGGGATGTACGTGGAGGTCCCGCCGTACATCCGGCGGCCGACCATCCGCTTGGCGTACTGGACCGGGATGCGCCGCTGCGACTGCTCGACGAAGACCACGGCGGCGATGACGAAGAGACCGAGCAGGATGACGCCGAGGAAGGTGCCCCAGCCCTGGTTGTCCTTGATGGCCCAGAGCGCGCGGGGGAACGATGACGCGATCGAGAGGAAGATCAGCAGCGACATGCCGTTGCCGACGCCACGGTCGGTGATCAGCTCGCCGAGCCACATGATCAGGCCGGTGCCGGCCGTCATGGTGAGCACCATGATGAGGATGGTGACGAACGACGAGTCGACGAGGATGTTGTCGCAGGCCGGGCCGAACAGGGTCGAGGGGTTGCGCGCGAAGGTCACCAGCGTCGAGGACTGCAGGACGGCCAGGCCGATCGTGAGGTAACGCGTGTACTGCGTCATCTTCGTCGTGCCGGCCTGCCCCTCCTTCTTCAGCTCCTCGAAGCGAGGGATGACGACGGTGAGCAGCTGCACGATGATGCTCGCCGTGATGTAGGGCATGATCCCGAGCGCGAAGACGGACAGCTGCAGGAGCGCGCCACCGCTGAAGAGGTTCGCGAGGTTGAGGAACCCGGACGCCGCGTCACCCGAGGCGTCCCGCGACGCGAGGCAGTTCTGCACCAGCGGGTAGCTGACCCCTGGGGTGGGCAGGTGCGAGCCGAGGCGGAACAGCACGATGATGCTCAGGGTGAAGAGCAACTTGTTGCGCAGGTCCGGGGTACGGAACGCGCGAACGAAGGCGGCGAGCACAGGGTCCTCCTGAGGGCCCGACCCGGTGGGGTCGGCTGAAGTCGAGCAATCCGTGGAAGGTTAACGCAAAGGCCCAGCGCCCCGGGCACCGTCCCCGATGGTCGACATCTCATCGACCGCGGATCAGGCGCCCGGGGCGCTGGGTCACACGATGTGCAGGATGGTCACGGGGACCACTCAGTTGTCGGCCAGGGCCTTGACCGAGCCGCCGGCGGCCTCGATCTTCTCCTTGGCGGACGCCGAGACCTTGTGCACCTCGACATCGACCTTGACTGAGATCTCGCCCGTGCCGAGCACCTTGACCGGGTGGCCGTCACGGACGGCACCCTTGGCCACGAGGTCGGCGACCGACACCTGCCCGCCCTCCGGGAAGAGGACCTGCAGGCGGTCCAGGTTCACGACCTGGTACTCGGTGCGGAACGGGTTCTTGAAGCCGCGGAGCTTGGGCAGGCGCATGTGGAGCGGCATCGAGCCGCCCTCGAAACGCTCCGGGACCTGGTAGCGGGCCTTCGTGCCCTTGGTGCCACGTCCGGCGGTCTTGCCCTTGGAGCCCTCACCACGACCCACGCGGGTCTTGGCGGTCTTGGCCCCGGGAGCCGGACGCAGGTGGTGCACCTTGAGGGCGGACTCGCCCTGCTTCTTGGTAGCCATGGTCAGTCAACCTCCTCGACGGTGACCAGGTGGGTCACCGTCTTGACCATCCCGCGGATCTCGGGACGGTCCTCCTTGACGACGATGTCGCCAATGCGCTTCAGACCGAGGCTGCGCAGCGTGTCACGCTGGTTCTGCTTGCCGCCGATCTCGGAACGGATCTGGGTCACCTTGAGCCGCGCCATCACGCACCAGCCTTCTCGGCGGCCTTCTCGGCGAGGCCGGCCGCGCGGGCCCGCAGCATGGCGGCCGGGGCCACCTGCTCGAGGGTCTTGCCGCGACGCGCCGCGACGGACTCGGGGCGCTCGAGGTCACGCAGGGCCTGCGCCGTCGCGTGCACGATGTTGATGGCGTTGTCGGAGCCCAGCGACTTGGAGAGGACGTCGTGGATGCCGGCACACTCCAGCACCGCACGCACCGGACCGCCGGCGATGACACCGGTACCGGGGGCTGCGGGACGGAGCATGACGACCCCAGCGGCCGCCTCACCCTGGACGGGGTGGGGGATGGTGCCCTGGATGCGGGGGACCTTGAAGAAGTTCTTCTTGGCCTCCTCGACGCCCTTGGCGATGGCCGCGGGGACTTCCTTGGCCTTGCCGTAGCCGACGCCCACGGTGCCGTCACCGTCACCGACGACCACGAGGGCCGTGAAGCTGAAGCGACGGCCACCCTTGACGACCTTGGCGACGCGGTTGATCGTCACGACGCGCTCGACGTACTGGCTCTTCTCGGCGTCCCGACCGCCGTCACGGTTGTCACGGCCGCCGCGGCGGTCCTGACGATCGCCGCGCTCGGTGCGCTCGCCGCCACCGGCGGGACCGGTGCCTCGACGCTGCTGTCCGGGCATCAGATGTTCCTCATCTCAACGATTGCATGGTGCGTGGTCACAGGGACAGCCCGCCTTCACGAGCGCCCTCGGCGATCGCCGCGACGCGACCGTGGTACTTGTTGCCCCCGCGGTCGAAGACGACGGCCTCGACCCCGGCGCTCTTGGCGCGGGCCGCGACGAGCTCGCCGACCTTCTTGGCCTTGGCGGTCTTGTCGCCCTCGAACGTGCGCAGGTCCGCCTCCATCGTCGACGCAGACGCGACGGTCTTCCCGACGGTGTCGTCGACGACCTGGACGAACATGTGCCGGCTCGAGCGTGACACCACGAGACGGGGACGGGCCGAGGTGCCGGCGATCTTCTTGCGACCGCGAACCTGGCGCCGGATGCGGGCGGCAGCCT is a genomic window containing:
- the secY gene encoding preprotein translocase subunit SecY → MLAAFVRAFRTPDLRNKLLFTLSIIVLFRLGSHLPTPGVSYPLVQNCLASRDASGDAASGFLNLANLFSGGALLQLSVFALGIMPYITASIIVQLLTVVIPRFEELKKEGQAGTTKMTQYTRYLTIGLAVLQSSTLVTFARNPSTLFGPACDNILVDSSFVTILIMVLTMTAGTGLIMWLGELITDRGVGNGMSLLIFLSIASSFPRALWAIKDNQGWGTFLGVILLGLFVIAAVVFVEQSQRRIPVQYAKRMVGRRMYGGTSTYIPLKVNMANVIPVIFAASLMALPGMIAQFNTDPTQTPPLWVQWVQTNLTKGDHPVYMIIYTALIIFFTFFYVSITFNPTEVADNMKKYGGFIPGIRAGRPTAEYLNYVITRITVPGALYLAIVSLIPLIAIAAIGADQNFPFGGTSILIIVGVGLETVKQIEAQLQQRHYEGFLR
- a CDS encoding adenylate kinase, with amino-acid sequence MRMIILGPPGAGKGTQAAHIAERLQIPAISTGDIFRTNIKEQTELGRKVEAILASGGYVPDEVTNEIVEDRLSWPDATEGFLLDGYPRTAGQVEALEGMLSRRGHALDAVLELTVDEDAVVERLLKRAEIEGRADDSEEVIRERQAIYRRETAPLAEHYADAGLLVQVDGMGEVDEVTDRIIRALPTPAAED
- the rplR gene encoding 50S ribosomal protein L18 yields the protein MAMIIKRGKSKAAARIRRQVRGRKKIAGTSARPRLVVSRSSRHMFVQVVDDTVGKTVASASTMEADLRTFEGDKTAKAKKVGELVAARAKSAGVEAVVFDRGGNKYHGRVAAIAEGAREGGLSL
- the rpmD gene encoding 50S ribosomal protein L30; this encodes MARLKVTQIRSEIGGKQNQRDTLRSLGLKRIGDIVVKEDRPEIRGMVKTVTHLVTVEEVD
- the rplO gene encoding 50S ribosomal protein L15 → MATKKQGESALKVHHLRPAPGAKTAKTRVGRGEGSKGKTAGRGTKGTKARYQVPERFEGGSMPLHMRLPKLRGFKNPFRTEYQVVNLDRLQVLFPEGGQVSVADLVAKGAVRDGHPVKVLGTGEISVKVDVEVHKVSASAKEKIEAAGGSVKALADN
- the rpsE gene encoding 30S ribosomal protein S5, translated to MPGQQRRGTGPAGGGERTERGDRQDRRGGRDNRDGGRDAEKSQYVERVVTINRVAKVVKGGRRFSFTALVVVGDGDGTVGVGYGKAKEVPAAIAKGVEEAKKNFFKVPRIQGTIPHPVQGEAAAGVVMLRPAAPGTGVIAGGPVRAVLECAGIHDVLSKSLGSDNAINIVHATAQALRDLERPESVAARRGKTLEQVAPAAMLRARAAGLAEKAAEKAGA